TTGGAACCTCGCTTTCTGCCAGTGCGTTTGGAGGCGATGTCACCGACCTTGCGGCCAGGTGGTGCATTCCGGGAGACGGACTTCGGTCGTCCCGGGTGCTGGCGGCCACCGCCACCGAATGGGTGGTCGACGGCGTTCATCGCAACACCACGGACGCGCGGCCACTTCGAGCCGCGTGCCTTCATCTTGTGGTACTTCTTCCCGGCTTTGACGACCGGTTTCTCGGTCCGGCCACCACCAGCGACCACGCCAATCGTGGCGCGACACTGTGGGTCCAGACGCTTGATTTCGCCACTTGGCAGTTTGACGACTGCGTTCTGGCGGTTGTGGGTGATGAGCAGCGCGCTCACGCCGGATGCGCGAGCGAACTTGCCACCGTCACCAGGCTGGCGCTCTACGTTGCACACCGGAATCCCCTCGGGGACTTCGGCGAGCGGGAGCGTGTTGCCCGGCTTGATTTCGGCACTGATGCCGACCTGGACGGTGTCGCCCACACCGACGCCTTCGGCGACGAGGATGAGACGCTGGTCGCCGTCTTCGAATTCGACGGCGGCGACCGGTGCGCTCCGTGCTGGGTCGTGTTCGATGTCGACGACCGTGCCGGAGATGACGTCTTTGTCCTCGGTTTTGCGGTGCGAGAGTTCTGCCTTGTATCGGTGCGACGGGGCCCGGAACGTGGGCGTGCCGCGACCGCGTCGTTGACCAAGAATTCTGCGTCCCATGGTTAGAACACCCCAATTCGAGAGGCGACTTCCTGGGCGTCGTCGTCCTCAGACAGCGACACCGTGGCCTTCTTCGTGCCGTCTGGGGTCACCTGCGTGTTGACGGAGGTGACGGACACGTCGAAGCGCGTTGAAATCTCCTCTTTGATTTCGTCTTTGCTTGCGTCGAGGTCGACGATGAACTGGAGCTTGTTGTCGAAGTCCATGGCGTTCATCGCTTTCTCCGTCACGTACGGGTACTTGATGAGGCTCATCGGTTTGCGACCTCCTCGAGCGCGCTTTCGGTCCAGATGGTGAGGCGGCCGGCCTGCGTGCCGGGTGCCAGGTCCTCTGCGGACAGGTTCGCCGCGGTTGCGACGTCGACACCGGCGAGGTTGCGGGCTGCCTTCGATGGCTCACCAGCCGTGACGAAGAGGATGGACTTTGGACGGCGGTACTTGCGACCGCGCATCTTCCCTTTGCCTGCGCGCACCTTGCGGTTGTCCGCGCGTTCGATGTCGGCGTCGACACCGAGGGCTTCGAGGAGCGAAACGACTTCCTTCGTCTTCACGAGGTCCTCGAACTCGTCGGAGACGACGAGTGGGAGCGCGACATCCTCGTCGAACTTGTGACCGCGCTCGGTCACGAGTTCTTTGTCGGTCGTCGCAGCGATGGCGCTGCGGACGGCGAGTTTGCGCTCTTTCTTGTTGATGCTCAGCGAGCGGTCCTTCTCGGGTTTCGGTGGGTGCGCTGGGCGACCACCGACGGCCTGTGGCACGCGACGCCCGACGCCGTTCTGGCGCGGAACGTGAGCCATGCCACGGCCACTCCCCATCGATTCTGCGGGCGTTCTCAGCCCGGCGTATGGGTCGGACCCGTAGTCCTGTTTCCGGTTTGCCTGGGCGGCGAGGACAGCGCGCTTGATGAGGTCGGGACGGAATTCCGTCTCGAACACCTCGGGAAGGTCAAGCGAACCGGCCTCAGAGCCGTCCAGACTGCGAATTGTTGCCTTCATTATCCTTGGTTCGATGCGGTGGAGACGTAGCGCACCTCAGGGTCGAGGCGCGGTTGGTCGTTCGGTCGGATGGCCGGTCGGAAGCGCAGGAGGCGCTTGTCCGGGCCCGGAAGCGAGCCCTTGACGAGCGCGTATGGGCCGTCGACTTCGCCGTAGCCGACGAAACCGCCGTCGACGCTGGCATCGTCGCCGTCACCGAGCGCGATGAGCCGTTTGTTCAGCTCGGTGCGCTGGTGGTACCCCATCTGGCCCTGCTGTGGAACGGTCGAGCGAACGCGGCTCGGGTTCCATGGGCCGAGGTTACCGATGCGACGCCGCCATCCCTGGCGGGCGTGCTTGCCCTTGCGTTTCTGGACGCCCCAGCGCTTGACGGGACCCTGGGTACCCTTACCCTTGGTCACACCGCCAACGTCGAGGTACTCACCGGCGCGGAAGACGTCCGACATCTCGTGGACGCCGCCCTCGGCGATGAGCTCGAGTCCGTACTCGACGCGCTCTTCCATGGAACCGCCGCCGATGCGGGATTCCATGACGTCGGGGCGCTTCTTCGGAATGCTCTTGATGTCGGAGGGGACCGTGTGCGTGATGACACGCAGGTCCGCAATCGTTCCGGCCTCAAGGGCTTCCTGCAGCTCTTCTTTGGCACTTTCATCTTGCTCGCTTGGGACGTCCAGGACGCGGGAGAGTTCCGGGTGGAACTCGTCGGTCCAGACCTCCGTCAGCGGACGCTTTCCGTACGGCGTTTGTTCGTAGGCTCGGAGCGCGACGGCGCGCATTGGCGGCGTCTCCACGATGGTGACGGGGACGGTTTCCTCCATCCCGTTGCGAGGCGATTCTGCCTCGTCGTTAATCATCACCACGTGGGTCATGCCGGCTTTGTAACCTGCGAAGCCCTGCAGTGCGGGCTGGCCGTCGTCGGATGGCCATGAGCCGAACCGCGGGACTTCACTGGCCGCGCGTTTCCGCGGCCCGTAGCCCAGCGAACCTTTGCGTGGTCTGCTTGGTTGTGGCATCGTATCACTCTTTGAGTGTCAGGTAGGCAAGCACGGCGAACAGAGCCTCTTCCGTTCGCACGGTCTTGCTACCTTGATTCGGGATCGCATTGAGCCAAAGGTCGAACCGGCTGGGGGCGCCTGGTTCGACACGCGGCGTAGCCGCGTCTGTGTCCCAGATCCCGCTCCGATGAGCGGCGATCTCAGCTTCCTCAACGCCGAGTATTTCCACAAGCCCTCTATCGGGCGACCCAAATACGATGGTCGCGCCATCTGTTTGGATGCGTCCGGCCAGCGCCCCGAGTCGCCCCACGGAGAG
This sequence is a window from Haladaptatus sp. QDMS2. Protein-coding genes within it:
- the rpl4p gene encoding 50S ribosomal protein L4 — translated: MKATIRSLDGSEAGSLDLPEVFETEFRPDLIKRAVLAAQANRKQDYGSDPYAGLRTPAESMGSGRGMAHVPRQNGVGRRVPQAVGGRPAHPPKPEKDRSLSINKKERKLAVRSAIAATTDKELVTERGHKFDEDVALPLVVSDEFEDLVKTKEVVSLLEALGVDADIERADNRKVRAGKGKMRGRKYRRPKSILFVTAGEPSKAARNLAGVDVATAANLSAEDLAPGTQAGRLTIWTESALEEVANR
- a CDS encoding 50S ribosomal protein L3 translates to MPQPSRPRKGSLGYGPRKRAASEVPRFGSWPSDDGQPALQGFAGYKAGMTHVVMINDEAESPRNGMEETVPVTIVETPPMRAVALRAYEQTPYGKRPLTEVWTDEFHPELSRVLDVPSEQDESAKEELQEALEAGTIADLRVITHTVPSDIKSIPKKRPDVMESRIGGGSMEERVEYGLELIAEGGVHEMSDVFRAGEYLDVGGVTKGKGTQGPVKRWGVQKRKGKHARQGWRRRIGNLGPWNPSRVRSTVPQQGQMGYHQRTELNKRLIALGDGDDASVDGGFVGYGEVDGPYALVKGSLPGPDKRLLRFRPAIRPNDQPRLDPEVRYVSTASNQG
- a CDS encoding 50S ribosomal protein L2, giving the protein MGRRILGQRRGRGTPTFRAPSHRYKAELSHRKTEDKDVISGTVVDIEHDPARSAPVAAVEFEDGDQRLILVAEGVGVGDTVQVGISAEIKPGNTLPLAEVPEGIPVCNVERQPGDGGKFARASGVSALLITHNRQNAVVKLPSGEIKRLDPQCRATIGVVAGGGRTEKPVVKAGKKYHKMKARGSKWPRVRGVAMNAVDHPFGGGGRQHPGRPKSVSRNAPPGRKVGDIASKRTGRKRGSK
- a CDS encoding 50S ribosomal protein L23, coding for MSLIKYPYVTEKAMNAMDFDNKLQFIVDLDASKDEIKEEISTRFDVSVTSVNTQVTPDGTKKATVSLSEDDDAQEVASRIGVF